The sequence CAGCCATATCTTTCCAAGTTCTTGACTTTTTCTCTCTACGATGAGCCTTCAAGTTCAGATGTTGTTTGTACCAGACTGCGCTCATCTAAACTATGATTACTTACTATTTTTCTTGTGAAAAAGAAATGAACAAAGTTGCAAAAGTCACAATTTTCTTCTGGATCATGAAGATCATCGCCACGACGCTCGGCGAGACAGCAGGTGACTTCATCTCAATGTCTCTTGGGCTGGGGTATTACGTAGCTTTTGCTATAACGTTCGCCATTCTGGCCATTCTCCTGTTTTTTCAAATTCAATCCGACAGATATCGTCCAGCCCTTTACTGGACGGCCATCATCGCGACAACCACAGCCGGAACCGAAGTTTCAGACCTGATGGATCGATCTTTCGGGCTGGGCTACGCAGTGGGATCGCTTATCCTGGTAGCTGGTCTGTTGAGCGTTCTTGCTATCTGGTACTACCGGGATCGGGATCTGAGCGTTTATCCGATCGTGAGGAAAGACGCAGAGACCACCTATTGGCTAGCTGTCGTGTTTTCCAACAGTTTGGGAACCGCCTTTGGTGACTTTCTGACAAGCAACTTGGGACTGAGCTATATCCAGGGCGCATTCGTGACGGCCAGCGTCATTGGTGTTGTCATCGCCCTTCACTACGTAACAAAGTTGAGCGATGTTCTCCTATTCTGGCTCGCGTTCATCTTCACGCGACCCTTCGGAGCCACCTTCGGAGATTTTCTGACCAAACCAGTCAAAAGTGGCGGTCTATCACTGCCAAGGGAATATGCTTCCGCGATCGCCTTTATTCTGCTGGCAGTTGTCCTATTCTTTTCTGTGCGAAACGAGAAAAAAGTGCGTCACCCAATTGAGTGATGCGTTTAATCAGGCAGATGACTATTTTTTGTTAAATACAAAATAAATAGTATAGAGAGATGAGAATTTTAATAATTGAAGATGACGAACGCATCGCTAAACCCTTAGCCGAAGATTTAAAACACCAGCATCATGTTGTTGATATTGCTTGTGATGGGATTGAAGGTTGGGAATATGCCCAAGCAGGGAATTATGATTTAATTTTATTAGATTTAATGTTGCCACGCTTAGATGGAATTACTCTGTGCAAACGGTTACGTGCTTCTAATTATAACGCTTTTATTCTGATGCTGACAGCACGAGATACAACACCAAATAAAATAATTGGACTTGATGCTGGTGCAGATGATTATTTAGTTAAACCATTTGATCTAGAAGAATTAGCAGCACGAATTAGAGCTTTATCTCGGAGAAGCCAAGAAACTCGCCAATTAATTTTAATGCACGGTGATTTACAATTAGACCCTAGGAATTGTCATGTAACCTATGGCAACAAGCCTTTATCATTAACACATAAAGAATACATGATATTAGAATGTTTTTTGAAAAATCCTACTCAAGTTTTAACTCGCTCTGCAATTTTAGATAAATTGTGGGAGTTTGATAAATTATCTGGGGAAGAAACCGTTAAAACTCATATAACAAATTTAAGAAAGAAACTCAGAGCGGTAGGAAGTTCAGAAGATTTTATTGAAACCGTCTACGGTATTGGTTATCGTCTTTGTCCTAAAGAAGGGCAAATCTAACTGATGTTTGAAAAAATTCGCCGTCGTTTACTGTTGTCTTATTTAATTGTATTATCATTAATTTTAGGTGGATTTGCAATTGCCGTTCGGATTGTCTTTATTCATAGCCTCTATAAACAACAAACACAAAAACTTGCTGCATTAGCACAAGTTGCTGCTGCTAATGCTGAGTTTGATAACGGTAGAATTAAAATTGAAAATGACTTACCTCAAGATAAATTATTTGAAAATCATCAAGAGTTAAATTGGTTTGATACTAAAGGTAATCTCATAGAAAAACAGGGACAATATCTTTTAAAATTACCTGTTCATGTAAAAGAAGGAGAACAAATTAATCCAGTTGGTAAAAATCGTGTCCAGTCTGTCACTTTACCAATTATTAGTAGTGACGATAAACAATTCATTGGATATGTAAGAGCTAGTCAATCTCTAGAAGAATTAGATGAAACTTTAAATAAATTAGATTTTGGATTAGGTGGTGGAATTATTGTAGCTTTGATTATTAGTGGTGTTGGTGGAGTTTGGCTAACTCGTCAAGCAATGCAACCAATTGAAGAAAGCTTTGAACGGTTAAAACAGTTTACTGCTGATGCTTCCCATGAACTCCGCAGTCCTTTAATGGCAATTAAGAGTAATGTAGGGGTAGCACTAAAGTATCCAGAAGGAATGCGAGAAACTGACGTAGAAAAATTTCAGGCTATTTCTAGTGCTACTAACCAAATGACTCGGCTTACAGAAGACTTACTATTTTTAGCTCGTCATGATAATATTCCTAAGCAGAGTAAAGAAACTGTTAATCTTAGTTCAATTTTAAATAATTTAGTGCAACTACATCAGCCGCAAGCGCTCGCTAAACAAATTCATCTGAAAAGTCAATTGACTGAAAAGATTGATCTGTTATGTGATCCAAATCAGATAACACGGTTATTTACTAATTTAATTCAAAATGCTATATATTACACACCGTCAGAAGGAATAGTAGAAATCATAGCTAATCGTTCTGTTTCCGATATAGTAGTTAATGTCCAAGATACAGGTGTAGGAATTGCACCAAAAGATTTAGAAAATATTTTTGAGCGTTTTTGGCGAGCAGATAAATCACGTTCTTATAATTCTGGTGGTTCTGGTTTGGGATTGGCTATTGCCCAAGCTATTGCTCAGAATCACGGTGGACTAATTACTGTCACAAGTCAATTGGGAATTGGTAGTTGTTTTACAGTGCGTTTCCCAGCAGGCTCACTTAATTAATGTTTATAAAAATGCCTTATCAAATACCATAATCCAGCTAGATTAACTAGAAAGACTAAAAGTTTTAAAATTGTTACTCCTTTAATTAACTCATATATTTCGGGAGGCATACTAATACTAACTAATCCAATAACTAATATCTTTGTCCAGGTTGTTTCATACCATAAACCTACAGATTCAATTGCAGTTACTAAGGCATAAAGTCCTATAGCTATACCACTAAACTTTAACGTCGAATGTTTGACATTGATAACTTCTTCTAATGACCATTCAATAATCTCCAGTTTTCCTTCTAAAACATACGATTGAGAGAGCGTTACGAGAGCTGCGTGATTTCTCAAAGCTAAAAGTAAAACGAGGGATGTTGTAGCCAGTAGTAAAGCAACAAAGCCCTTATAGATTACGATTGCTACTAAACCAGTAGGACGCTTCTTTTTCATTTAAATATTATTTGTGTTCCCCCTCCTGGCGCTGCATCTGCCGATACTCCAATACCTGTTGGGTGAACACGACAGACATCTTTAGTATTGAGGCGATAGTACCTAATGCGCTTGATTTTATAAAGTAAGTAGAACAGGTGGGAAAAACCAAACTATGTTAATAAAAGTAAAGTGGGCTAAAACCCTCTTTCTCCCTGCCTTCTGCTTCCTGCCTCTTGCCTAAACCTGATGATAAATATTCACACCGACTTACTTATCCCTCTTCTGTCACTTTCCGGAATAAGCAAGTAGTAAAGAAGCTAAATCATCCAGAAGCATAACAGGGTTTAAATTGATTCATGGCTGCAATTAAATGATTGAATCCCAGTAATAACTGTGAATTAGGGAAAATATCGAGCCAAGGATAAATCAACCAAAATAGTAAGAGTGGTTGGACGATTAGACGCAGATTATTTAAAACATTCTTCCATCCAGATTCATGATTCCATTGTTGATGATTAGAAAAGTCAATATGACTAGTTCTTTGCCCCTCAGCCTCAATTTGGCGAGATTGATTTAAGGCTAACAAGGCTGGAGAATTCAAACTAATCATCGTGTAAACGCAAAAAATAATCTCCCACCACCTCTCAATATGTTGAAAATTTGTGAAACGATAATCTGTCCAGCCTAGTTCTTGTTTACACTGTCGAAAACCATATTCAACCCAGGTTCTTAATCCATATAAGTCGCCTAAAGTCTTTTTCAAATTCCCTTGAAGATTCGTCATCACGAAGGAGGTAGAATTTTCTGGCATGGTTTCTGGGTCAGTAGTTATTTCCCAGTAAGTTATGGTTCTTTTTTTACCATAAATTATTTCTCTAATGTATCTAGTCTCTGATTTTTGATTACTAAATGTTCTCTCAAATTTACACCAATTGTTTGCTCTAACACTTTGCCCTGCTGGCAACCAGACTCCATGATTACTTCTAATTGCTACCACATAGGCTAAGTTATATTCATCCAGTTTTCTAATAAATTGGCTACTTTCACCATATAAACTATCTGCCAGTACCAGTTCAATCTGAAAGCCCTCTTCCATTAACTCTGTAATCATTTCTGACGCTAACTCTATTTTAGTTTTATATTTATCTCCCTCTTTCAGCGTCCCTTTTGGTTTAAACACTTTTACCATTAATGGAAAGGTTATATTAGAGTAAACTCCATAAGCATTGACTGAAACTATTCCATTATCAATTTTTCCCACACTTCCTAAGTATTGTCTCGCCACATAGTCAGTCTTTTTACCTTTTTTTCTATCTCCAGTTTCATCTATTACTACTGTAATCGCCTGACCATTCAATACTTGCTTAAGTTTATTTAATCTTCGTTGTTTTAATTCATCTACTGACCAATCTGAATTTGCCAGGAAATGATGTAATGATTGGGCTGAGTTTATACTTACTACCTTCGCTATCTCTGGTAATGATTTCCTTTTTATTGTTGATATGATTCCTAAGTGTAAATATTTGAAACACTCATAATTTCTTACTTCCTTAAATAGGTCTTTATAATCTGCACAATATTCATCTATAGCAATCCTAAATGAGTTGTGAAAAATTACACATAACGATAAGCTGGATCTAATTAATATAGAAAATATACAACTCCCTATATGAAAGAATTGATAGATTTTATCCAAGGGAACCCAGATAAAAGAGAACTGAAACGAGCACTGGCTGTACAAATGGTGATGGAAAGTTACACTCATTCTCAAATTACAGAAATTTTGCACGTATCTTTAGGTTTTGTCAATAAGTGGAAATATATTTTTGTGGAACAGGGGGTTGCAGGGTTAAAACTTAAATATCAAGGTTCGAGGGGTTATCTTGATAGCAAACAAAAACAAACAGTGATTGAATGGCTTAAACAAAAAGATTACTGGCATTTAAATGAACTAAAAAAGTACATAGAATCAAGTTTTAATATAGCATTTGAGTCAAACCAAAGCTATTATGACCTATTTAAAGAAGCATCTATAAGTTGGAAAAAAACACAAAAAAAGAACCCACGCAAAGACGAGGAGTTAGTAGCAAAAAAAACTAGAAATTACAGCATGGCTTAATGCACATAAAAGTGAGATTGTGTCTGGAGAAATGGTTGTATTTTTTGAGGATGAGTGTCATTTGTTGTGGGGAGACATTTGTGGTTATATTTGGGGTAATACTCAAGAAAGAATTGAAGTTCCAGTTCTTAACGAAAGACAAAGACAGACATACTTTGGCGCACTGAATTATTACACACAAGAATTTTTAATTAAGCCGTTCAAAAAAGGTGATTCTAAATCGGCAATTGCATTCGTAGAATACTTACTTACTCAATATCCGAAAAGCCGTATAGCTTTGATTTGGGATGGTGCTAGTTATCACCGTTCAGTTGAATTTCAAGATTATTTAAAATCTGTAAATCAGGGGCTAAACGAGAACGAATGGAAAGTTACTTGTATTCGCTTCGCTCCTAATGACCCGACACAAAACCCAGTGGAAGATATTTGGTTGTCTGCTAAAAAGTTTATTAGAGAATTTTATCATCTATGTAAATCTTTTACTATTGTCAAGCGTTTATTTGAACTCGCTGTTCACCATGAAATATTTAATTTCCCAAAAATATTTATGTATGATTGATTTTCACAAATGATTTAGGATTGCTATATGATGGCAACTGTTGGGTGGGCATCTCTTGCCAAATGTTTCAGTATTTGTAACTCTACATCCATTGCCCCACTTACCTTTCAAGGTTTTCTTTTTTTATTCTTTTATTCAGAATACCCGGAAAGTGACAGAAGAGGGTTATAGGGTCTAGAAAGACTGCAACTTAATTTGAATGTCTGTTTCTAAGCCAACGACAAAGACTGCCGAATCTCCAAACTTGGGTGGGCCTGCCACAATTTGAGGATTTTGAGAAAAGCCAAATTCTTCAGTCGGAATGCCAAACACGCTTCGTTTGAGCTTGCCGTCTCCATTGACATCGTGAAAAGCGGCCACCGCATAGCTTCCTGGCTGCAAATTTTCAAATGCGACAACTAAAGAAATGCTGGTGACTTTGACACAGCGAGCTTGCACAGCATCAGTTTCTCTATCTGGAAACCCTCGTCCATTGGCAAACAAACTTAGACATACTTGTCCTCGCTGGCTCTTCAATCCCTGAACCGTAATTACTAAGTTACTTTTAGGTAGTGCTTCAGCCTTTGAGGAAGACATGAGTTCTCTACTGAGGTTAATGGACATTACCCCTGCTGGTAGTAAGCTGCGGGTTGGTGCTGCAAAGCTAGGCAGGCTACCTGAAACCATCACAGCAATTGGTAATAATGTGCCAACTGCTGCTTGAATTCTGTTACACAATGCTTGCATGAATTTATTTACCTTCAGATGAAAATGGACAAACTTGCCCTGTTTAATTTCTCAGTTCGCCAACTGTCACGGTCAAGCTACTGTTTGAATTATTTTCAAACGAGTGCATTAGTTGCTAATGTAGTCAAGAATGCCGTGCGACAATATTCCCAAGACGCACGAAAAAACATGACTGGGGTCATACCCACGGCAGGAGCAGATACGGTACAGTTATGAGGGCAAACAACTAGGGTGTTGTTTCAGTGCCCGGAGATATCATTGCTCTGTTATGCTGCCTCGCCTCAAAATAGAGTTTTATCGTTTTCCTTATGGTATGAGCAATGCATCTTCAGCAGATACAACTGTTGCTGTGCTTCAATTTGCGCGTATAGACTAGTTTACTGAGGGGTTTCTGTTTGGCTTAAGCCTAAAAGCCATGTGAAGTTTTTTAGCTGATCTCTCTGCTAAAGTCGCACAAGCAAAACGGTAGAATCCAAAATAGCAAGTATTTTAACCCATAGAAATTTCAGTGATGATATTCCTTCGCTCTCTTCCCCGGACTTTTCGATATCTGGAGTGGATTTTCATCACCGTTCATTTTGGAGTGTGGCTGAGTAGACCAGAGGATAGCCTGCCTACCCTGCTTGGATTTTATGGGATTTTGTTCGTCCTGGGTTGGTTGTTCCCGTGTGAACGCCCCTACTGGCAACGCTTTAGCTATATCGTTCTAGGACTCACGATAACGGTGTGGGCTAGACGTGTTGGAATTGACCTCGGTCTATTTTTGTTTTTCTATATTTCCAAGAGCTACTTTCTATTGAATCGTCGCATGACGATTATCATCACTGCTTTCACCGCAATGCCTTGGGTAATCAGCGAATATTTTGCGGAGGTCGAGCGAGCAA comes from Nostoc punctiforme PCC 73102 and encodes:
- a CDS encoding membrane protein, with the protein product MNKVAKVTIFFWIMKIIATTLGETAGDFISMSLGLGYYVAFAITFAILAILLFFQIQSDRYRPALYWTAIIATTTAGTEVSDLMDRSFGLGYAVGSLILVAGLLSVLAIWYYRDRDLSVYPIVRKDAETTYWLAVVFSNSLGTAFGDFLTSNLGLSYIQGAFVTASVIGVVIALHYVTKLSDVLLFWLAFIFTRPFGATFGDFLTKPVKSGGLSLPREYASAIAFILLAVVLFFSVRNEKKVRHPIE
- a CDS encoding response regulator transcription factor translates to MRILIIEDDERIAKPLAEDLKHQHHVVDIACDGIEGWEYAQAGNYDLILLDLMLPRLDGITLCKRLRASNYNAFILMLTARDTTPNKIIGLDAGADDYLVKPFDLEELAARIRALSRRSQETRQLILMHGDLQLDPRNCHVTYGNKPLSLTHKEYMILECFLKNPTQVLTRSAILDKLWEFDKLSGEETVKTHITNLRKKLRAVGSSEDFIETVYGIGYRLCPKEGQI
- a CDS encoding IS701-like element ISNpu6 family transposase is translated as MDEYCADYKDLFKEVRNYECFKYLHLGIISTIKRKSLPEIAKVVSINSAQSLHHFLANSDWSVDELKQRRLNKLKQVLNGQAITVVIDETGDRKKGKKTDYVARQYLGSVGKIDNGIVSVNAYGVYSNITFPLMVKVFKPKGTLKEGDKYKTKIELASEMITELMEEGFQIELVLADSLYGESSQFIRKLDEYNLAYVVAIRSNHGVWLPAGQSVRANNWCKFERTFSNQKSETRYIREIIYGKKRTITYWEITTDPETMPENSTSFVMTNLQGNLKKTLGDLYGLRTWVEYGFRQCKQELGWTDYRFTNFQHIERWWEIIFCVYTMISLNSPALLALNQSRQIEAEGQRTSHIDFSNHQQWNHESGWKNVLNNLRLIVQPLLLFWLIYPWLDIFPNSQLLLGFNHLIAAMNQFKPCYASG
- a CDS encoding DUF2141 domain-containing protein is translated as MQALCNRIQAAVGTLLPIAVMVSGSLPSFAAPTRSLLPAGVMSINLSRELMSSSKAEALPKSNLVITVQGLKSQRGQVCLSLFANGRGFPDRETDAVQARCVKVTSISLVVAFENLQPGSYAVAAFHDVNGDGKLKRSVFGIPTEEFGFSQNPQIVAGPPKFGDSAVFVVGLETDIQIKLQSF
- a CDS encoding IS630 family transposase (programmed frameshift), with translation MKELIDFIQGNPDKRELKRALAVQMVMESYTHSQITEILHVSLGFVNKWKYIFVEQGVAGLKLKYQGSRGYLDSKQKQTVIEWLKQKDYWHLNELKKYIESSFNIAFESNQSYYDLFKEASISWKKTQKKNPRKDEELVAKKKLEITAWLNAHKSEIVSGEMVVFFEDECHLLWGDICGYIWGNTQERIEVPVLNERQRQTYFGALNYYTQEFLIKPFKKGDSKSAIAFVEYLLTQYPKSRIALIWDGASYHRSVEFQDYLKSVNQGLNENEWKVTCIRFAPNDPTQNPVEDIWLSAKKFIREFYHLCKSFTIVKRLFELAVHHEIFNFPKIFMYD
- a CDS encoding sensor histidine kinase; its protein translation is MFEKIRRRLLLSYLIVLSLILGGFAIAVRIVFIHSLYKQQTQKLAALAQVAAANAEFDNGRIKIENDLPQDKLFENHQELNWFDTKGNLIEKQGQYLLKLPVHVKEGEQINPVGKNRVQSVTLPIISSDDKQFIGYVRASQSLEELDETLNKLDFGLGGGIIVALIISGVGGVWLTRQAMQPIEESFERLKQFTADASHELRSPLMAIKSNVGVALKYPEGMRETDVEKFQAISSATNQMTRLTEDLLFLARHDNIPKQSKETVNLSSILNNLVQLHQPQALAKQIHLKSQLTEKIDLLCDPNQITRLFTNLIQNAIYYTPSEGIVEIIANRSVSDIVVNVQDTGVGIAPKDLENIFERFWRADKSRSYNSGGSGLGLAIAQAIAQNHGGLITVTSQLGIGSCFTVRFPAGSLN
- a CDS encoding DUF2127 domain-containing protein, with amino-acid sequence MKKKRPTGLVAIVIYKGFVALLLATTSLVLLLALRNHAALVTLSQSYVLEGKLEIIEWSLEEVINVKHSTLKFSGIAIGLYALVTAIESVGLWYETTWTKILVIGLVSISMPPEIYELIKGVTILKLLVFLVNLAGLWYLIRHFYKH